One Fuerstiella marisgermanici DNA window includes the following coding sequences:
- a CDS encoding two-component system sensor histidine kinase NtrB — translation MTNEQEQDFGNLISAGHIDHDVFRAIADCTYDWESWHAPDGKLVWVNAAVERMTGCSPAECLKMPDYPLPLVAVEDREKVAAVMADAKEGGSGNDVEFRGQHRDGSERWMAVSWQPMSDLSHRHLGFRASVRDVTERHQLREELRMHNQHLEQLVQERTAKIAQLEEHRLRMEKLAALGQMAAGVAHEVNNPLAGIRNAFALFKSSLPEDDENYELLELIDSEIDRISAITHQMYQLYRPSQQQATTFDLERTIAGVVALLQPQATKSKVQIDVITGQCQPAEQLEATQVELREGEVKQILFNIVRNAIQASPRSGVVKIEFTLSNLQATISVTDQGAGVTADVAKRLFEPFFTTKSDTTRQGMGLGLSVSRSLAEAMNGAIDVDHKFTNGACFKVTLPRRLKQV, via the coding sequence ATGACAAACGAACAGGAACAGGACTTCGGTAATCTGATTTCTGCCGGACACATTGACCACGATGTGTTTCGAGCGATCGCGGACTGCACCTACGACTGGGAAAGCTGGCACGCGCCGGATGGAAAACTGGTGTGGGTCAACGCAGCGGTCGAACGAATGACGGGCTGCTCGCCGGCTGAGTGCCTGAAAATGCCGGACTACCCGCTGCCGCTGGTGGCGGTTGAAGATCGCGAAAAAGTGGCGGCCGTCATGGCCGATGCCAAAGAGGGGGGCAGTGGCAACGATGTCGAATTTCGCGGGCAGCATCGCGATGGTAGTGAACGTTGGATGGCGGTTTCCTGGCAACCCATGTCGGATCTTTCACACCGGCATCTGGGGTTTCGCGCCAGTGTGCGAGATGTGACGGAACGCCACCAGCTGCGCGAAGAACTTCGCATGCACAATCAGCACCTGGAGCAGCTTGTTCAGGAACGCACGGCCAAGATCGCTCAACTGGAAGAGCACCGCCTTCGAATGGAAAAGTTAGCCGCGCTGGGGCAGATGGCGGCCGGAGTCGCTCATGAGGTCAACAACCCGCTGGCCGGTATTCGAAATGCGTTCGCGTTGTTCAAGAGCAGCCTGCCTGAAGACGATGAGAACTACGAATTGCTGGAACTGATCGACAGTGAAATCGATCGCATCAGCGCCATCACGCATCAGATGTACCAGCTTTATCGCCCCAGCCAGCAGCAGGCCACGACGTTCGATTTGGAACGCACGATCGCAGGCGTTGTCGCGTTGTTGCAGCCGCAGGCAACAAAATCCAAAGTGCAAATCGACGTGATCACCGGGCAGTGCCAGCCTGCGGAACAGCTGGAAGCCACTCAAGTGGAACTACGCGAAGGCGAAGTTAAACAGATCCTGTTTAATATCGTTCGCAACGCCATTCAGGCATCGCCGCGGTCGGGCGTTGTCAAAATCGAGTTTACTTTGTCGAACCTCCAGGCCACGATCTCCGTCACAGACCAGGGCGCAGGAGTCACGGCTGATGTGGCCAAGCGGTTGTTCGAGCCTTTCTTCACGACAAAAAGCGACACGACTCGCCAGGGCATGGGGCTGGGCCTGTCTGTATCGCGTAGTTTGGCCGAAGCAATGAACGGCGCGATTGATGTCGATCACAAGTTTACAAACGGGGCCTGTTTTAAAGTCACACTGCCGCGCCGGTTAAAGCAGGTATGA
- a CDS encoding sigma-54-dependent transcriptional regulator, producing MKRILIADDEPLYLRTTGQLLRKAGYECECVPDADSALDLLQQKPFDLILSDLNMPGNLKLELLQKGRSQWPHIPLIVITGVPSLPTAIEAVRLGIADYLLKPVKFEDLLTSVRRVLAQPDDTHADEAASQSDRESLCAEFPEIIGRSEPMLEVLEIVDRVARTDTNVLLTGESGTGKEVVAKAIHQHSRRRDHKFQIIDCTAIPESLFESMVFGHAKGSFTGAVKDQDGLLLQCDRGTAFFDELGELPMASQAKLLRAVQEQTFTPVGKSQPIQVDTRYICATNRDLAVEVNAGRFRRDLFYRLGVIHVELPPLRERGDDILLLARHFLEMLQPGDFRVVGFSGDVLELFRQYGWPGNIRELRNVVERAVALARSQTIELGDLPKGIRELPASYSKTDVALTEISREEALDAADHSYLTALLNKHGGNISQAAQKAGLSRQGMHKLLNKHGIAASEFRN from the coding sequence ATGAAACGAATTTTGATCGCGGACGATGAACCGCTGTATCTGCGGACGACCGGGCAACTGCTTCGAAAGGCAGGCTACGAATGCGAATGCGTTCCTGACGCCGATTCGGCTTTGGATCTGCTGCAGCAGAAGCCCTTCGATTTGATTTTGTCCGACCTCAACATGCCGGGCAATCTGAAGCTGGAACTTCTACAAAAAGGACGTTCGCAGTGGCCACACATTCCTCTGATTGTCATCACGGGCGTGCCCTCGTTGCCGACGGCAATTGAAGCCGTTCGCCTGGGCATCGCAGACTACCTGTTGAAGCCAGTAAAGTTTGAGGACCTGCTGACGAGTGTTCGCCGAGTCCTGGCGCAGCCAGACGACACACACGCAGACGAGGCGGCGTCACAATCCGATCGGGAATCGTTGTGCGCGGAGTTCCCGGAAATCATCGGCCGCAGCGAACCGATGCTGGAAGTGCTGGAAATCGTTGACCGGGTCGCTCGAACAGATACGAACGTGTTGCTAACCGGCGAAAGCGGCACAGGCAAAGAGGTTGTTGCGAAAGCCATTCACCAACACAGTCGTCGGCGAGACCACAAGTTTCAGATTATCGACTGCACAGCGATACCGGAGTCCTTGTTCGAATCGATGGTCTTCGGTCATGCAAAAGGCTCGTTCACCGGAGCGGTCAAGGATCAGGACGGCTTGCTGCTGCAGTGTGATCGCGGCACGGCGTTCTTTGACGAACTGGGAGAACTGCCCATGGCGTCTCAGGCCAAACTGTTGCGAGCTGTGCAGGAACAGACCTTCACGCCGGTCGGGAAGAGTCAGCCGATCCAGGTCGATACGCGGTACATTTGTGCAACGAACCGGGACCTGGCCGTCGAAGTCAACGCGGGGCGTTTTCGCCGCGACCTGTTCTATCGTTTGGGTGTCATCCATGTAGAACTGCCGCCGCTGCGCGAACGCGGTGACGATATTCTGCTGCTGGCTCGACACTTTCTTGAGATGTTGCAGCCCGGCGACTTTCGCGTGGTCGGGTTTTCTGGCGACGTGCTTGAACTGTTTCGACAGTATGGTTGGCCGGGTAACATTCGCGAACTGCGAAACGTAGTAGAACGCGCCGTGGCGCTGGCTCGGTCACAAACGATTGAATTGGGCGATTTGCCGAAGGGTATCCGTGAACTGCCGGCGTCGTATTCGAAGACTGACGTGGCATTGACCGAAATTTCACGCGAAGAAGCGTTGGACGCCGCCGATCATAGCTATCTCACGGCGTTGCTAAACAAGCACGGTGGCAACATTTCCCAAGCCGCTCAGAAGGCCGGTTTATCTCGTCAGGGAATGCACAAGCTGTTGAATAAGCACGGAATTGCAGCATCTGAGTTCCGTAACTGA
- a CDS encoding HPF/RaiA family ribosome-associated protein: protein MTTPRRTRSTFRESVADRLAQALARFENRISEVSVTLSDTNGPRGGVDKECRVNVVMPGFDVLTTSARHENVWGAVAKATERARRIVLTKLKRPLAMRAERRDAVIPEMELSEAESTA from the coding sequence GTGACCACTCCCCGCCGAACTCGGAGTACGTTTCGAGAATCCGTCGCAGATCGATTAGCACAGGCATTAGCCCGGTTTGAAAATCGAATTTCCGAAGTGAGCGTGACTCTCTCCGATACCAATGGTCCTCGTGGCGGCGTTGACAAGGAATGTCGAGTCAACGTTGTGATGCCCGGCTTTGATGTCCTGACAACGTCGGCTCGTCACGAAAACGTTTGGGGGGCCGTCGCAAAAGCAACCGAACGCGCTCGAAGAATTGTGCTGACAAAACTCAAACGACCGCTGGCAATGCGAGCGGAACGGCGCGACGCCGTGATACCGGAAATGGAGTTGTCGGAAGCTGAAAGCACCGCCTGA
- the rnk gene encoding nucleoside diphosphate kinase regulator, with protein sequence MARRKIVITRDDLQHLQYVLNTDVTSGISEKPYLRALRGELDKASVVASDKVPPSVVTMNSTVRLRHMKDREEDVYTLVYPNDADISARRLSVLAPIGTAILGNRVGDSVKWEVPSGTIRVRIEELLYQPECDGMLV encoded by the coding sequence ATGGCTCGACGAAAAATTGTCATCACCAGAGACGATCTGCAACATCTGCAGTATGTGCTCAACACCGACGTTACGTCTGGGATTAGTGAAAAGCCGTATCTGCGAGCGCTGCGTGGTGAACTCGACAAGGCCAGCGTAGTTGCTTCGGACAAGGTGCCGCCAAGTGTCGTCACGATGAATTCGACCGTCCGGCTCCGGCACATGAAAGATCGCGAAGAAGACGTCTATACGCTGGTTTACCCGAACGATGCTGATATTTCGGCACGTCGACTGTCTGTTTTAGCGCCAATCGGGACCGCAATTTTAGGGAATCGCGTCGGGGATTCGGTAAAATGGGAAGTTCCCAGCGGAACCATCCGCGTTCGTATTGAAGAACTTTTGTACCAACCAGAATGCGATGGTATGCTGGTATGA